One Spinacia oleracea cultivar Varoflay chromosome 4, BTI_SOV_V1, whole genome shotgun sequence DNA segment encodes these proteins:
- the LOC130460136 gene encoding uncharacterized protein, which produces MCSYFDRLSLLGTPISERMAVSVLLNSLHSGFGRFKQQYLSEPREETVAEFIHLVRKAEIVLDCEAKDLLKARKRPFKKGGKSKGNAKSKQDKSTSSCLYCDGIGHYKRECPKLKEDQKNGTVVPSSGTKKK; this is translated from the exons atgtgttcatattttgatcgcctaagtctactaggaacaccaataagcgaaaggatggcagtctctgtcttgctcaattcactacacagtgggtttggtcgcttcaagcaacaatacctaagtgaaccaagagaagaaacagttgcagaatttattcaccttgtcagaaaggctgaaatagtactggactgtgaagccaaagatttactcaaggctagaaagagaccattcaagaaaggtggaaagtccaagggcaatgctaaatcaaagcaggacaagtccacatcaagctgtctttattgtgatggaataggccattacaaaagagaatgtccaaagctaaaggaagatcagaagaacggaacagtcgttccatcttcag ggactaagaagaagtag